The nucleotide window taattactggtTGAATGATATCAGAGCTGCCCTCCATAGCACGATGAAAAATAGTGATTGATCCCCAAAGTCTCAGGTGCCAAATTAAAAGTCACAATAATATCCCTGTTTTCCTGGTGGACTTCAACATATGTGGGATACCAGTCTTtaaatacaggaaaaaaaaatacacaatactcAATAAACTCTACAATAGTATGCATTACACTTTGATTAcacttgaaaaataaatgttcaacaaaaagtaaaatacatatttctatacatattttttttatctaaaatgtaaaatatattcaagtggtaagaaatgtacacaaaaaCCTGTTTTGCAGTTCTCCAGGCCATTTTTCTCAGGACATGCTGTAGAGAGGTGAACCACAGTTGAAATTGATTCCAGTCtgtattagatttatttttttacatgtcaAGAAAAGTGAGTAAAGCATTATAGTTTTTGTAAAATGTGATAAAGTTGAAAGCTGAAGATATGTTTACACAGACAGTTAATGACAAGGTGTAAAACTCATACAGCGTGTGAAGAACAATTTGCTATGATAAAATCTTTCCCAGATCTCAGGAACAGGAAGAGccaaaaaatcacaaaaaaagaagggcagaaagtaaaaaaacataaaatagttcagaattattattttttacaaatttaaaagCCAAGCATAGATTTGAAAGTTTATTGCTATACACATTTAATGGACAAATCTAGTGTTTTATCTGCTTATTTGGTTCATGATTTGCTGTATGAACATGAACAGCAGAAAGTGATGTATTCTTCTGAAGGAGTAAGAGCTGACATGCGATCTGAGTGCCATCTAAAGTCTCGAGTGAAACCTGGAAACCACGCAAAAAAGCAATACCTGCAGCACATTGACAGAAAAAGCTAACAAAGTAgttattatttgttaattatttagtgagtaacaaataattattatagaatATATGTTATAGTATTTAAATTGATTATCAATAGCATGAAcagaaacattttgtaaaagttTTGACTTTCCACAAACTCAATGGCGATATTCTGAGGAGCATGAACATAGTGGAGCAGGAACATAGTGGAGCATGAACATAGTGGAGCAGGAACATAGTGGAGCAGGAACATAGTGGAGCAGGAACATAGTGGAGCAGGAACATAGTGGAGCAGGAACATAGTGGAGCATGAACATAGTGCTTGCACACCTCAGGATTTTGTAGACCTAAAAAAGAATGACACAGCCATGGCATACAACCTGGCCCAAGGTAAAATGTCAGCGCAgcaagaaaatatgaaatgacAAGGATTACCTGTATATGTAAGTTTAAATATACACTGACTAAATTTAATTAAGAAAATCAGTAAGAGCCAtctattctataaaaaaatattcacaggATAATTCTAATGGATAATTATTTAACTAAGGAGGTTgctgaaactactaaaattaGATTAAGAAATGTCCAACATATTATGAACCATTATGTTCATCAAGGAAGAAATgctattccaaaaaaaaaaaaacaagtaaaactCATTCATATGTTTAATAGTAAGTAGGAGAATTTCCACATGCACAGTGCAAAAGTGAGGAAGTGGTTTTCTAGAAAAACTGGTTTTCTAGAGATTGATTTTGGGGCAATGGACAaaagtcatgtggtctgatAAAACGAGATGAACAGGTTTTTTCATAAATAgatttcttcttccctgatggcaatattccaagatgacaatgtTAGGATTCATcaggctcaaattgtgaaagaatAGTTTAGGGAGCCTGATGAAAAGACATTTTTCCACACATGGACTGGCCACTATCCAAGGTCCAGAACTTAACCCTAATGACAATGTTTGGGATGTGCTGGTCCAACTCTCCccacaaaatacttttttttttttttaactgttcactcacattttgaaaaatccctgtaatatacataaaacaaaatacaattagCTTCTCCCCCAGTTCTGTGTATTGCGTAACCTTTAGCCTAAATTagtatattaaaaatgttatccATCCTGGTTCTCCAAGGACTTTTTGAAGTTGGACATAATTATGGGgaacattatattaattatattctgCTAACGCTACATACGTTAGAATTGTTACACAGAATAGTTACACAATTTTTTCTACAGAATAATACTGGCCTGAAAACTTTCCAAATAAATGTGTTTCCGGTGTCTGAACTACCTGCAAAGAGACCAGCAGAGGTGAAGCCAAGTGTAGTTTCAACATCACCTTTACTGATCCTGCAATACTCACATTCTGGGGATccctgataaaaataaaaccagaacaaACATGAGTCCTAAATATAAAACTGACATCTGTAGGTAAGTTATAGCTGCAAGtggttgcaaaaaaaatgtaaatgtgaaaatttattcaagtaaaattgtatttatctaACCCTACGAAAACATTAATCACCTATTAAACAAGCCATGTTCTATAAGCGAACatcaatttttattatataaagaatTTGATGCATTGCTGCTTACCAGCTACAACTTGACAGTTCATTGTGAGGATTACAGACACACAATAGAGAATATCCAAAATTAAATCAGTAACACAGCTGTTGCTACATTTAGTACTGcacaaaaaaatggaaatgtgaAAATTTATTCAAGTAAAATTGTATAAACGAAAACATTAATCACCTATTAAACAAGCCATGTTCTATAAGCGAACatcaatttttattatataaagaatTTGATGCATTGCTGCTTACCAGCTACTACTTGACAGTTCATTGTGAGGATTACAGACACACAATAGAGAATATCCAAAATTAAATCAGTAACACAGCTGTTGCTACATTTAGTACTGCACAACCACATGGAAGAACCTCTTCATCtgatctaaaaagaaaaacaaattacaacaCATTTAAGGCAGTTTAATAAAACATGCAGTACTATTAATTTATGTAAACACAGTGAAGGACACAACTAAATGCAATTATACAAAAACTACACATTACTGTCTACTTAGAACACAGTGTAAAGGGTATATACTTGTACTGCTATTGATCTCCCACTTGGAAAGGAAAACATCTGGCAATTAATTTTACATCAAAATGTTCTATAATAAATCCAAGAGGCATAAAAATGACCATTACCCTGTATTAGTCCCATTTTTTGTCTGGATCATAAGGCTCCCAGCAGCTGGCAGGaaatatgtgtttgttttttttaaaccagctcctcaccacatccttaaacctcctccttggccttcctctttttttcatgtccaaaccatctcaatctcgcctccctcaccttgtcaccaaaacatcctacatgcgctgtccctctaataaactcatttctaatcttatccatcctcgtcactcccaacaaaaaccttaacatcttcagctctgctacctccagctccacctcctgtcttttactcaatgccactgtctctaatccatacaacatcgcaggccTCACCagagtcctataaactttccctttcaatcttgcagatactcttctataacaaatcactcctgtcactcttctccacccactccaccctgcctgcactcttttccttgcttctctaacacactctccattactttgcactgttgaccccaggtacctgaactcctccaccttcttcagctcttctccctgcaaccgcaccactccactgccctccctctcattcacacacatgtactctgtcttactcctactgactttcattccccttctctccagcgcatatctccacctctccaggctcttctcaacctgctccctactctcagcacaaatcacagtatcatccgcaaacatcatagtccagggagactcctgtctgacctcgtccgtcaacctgtccatcaccactgcaaacaggaaagggctcagggctgatccttgatgcagtccaaccctcaccctgcaccagtctgtcgttcctactgcacacttcactgctgtcacactgtcctcatacatgtcctgcaccaccctcacatacttctctgacacacctgacttcctcatacaataccacaactcctctcttggcaccctgtcgtatgctttctctaaatccacaaatacacaatgcaattccttctgtccttctccatccttctccatcaacatcctcaaagcaaataaggcatctgtggtgctcttcctcggcatgaaaccatactgttgctcacagatggtcacctcttctctcagcctggcttccactactctttcccataacttcatggtgtgactgatcaacttaattcccctgtagttactgcagggctgcacatcttccttatgcttaaagatcggtaccagcacaccacttctccattcctcaggcatcttctcaccttccaaaatcttgttaaacaatctggttaaaaactccactgccatctctcctaaacatctccacccttctaccggtatgtcatctggtccaaccgattttccactcttcatcctcttaatcactgctctcactccCTCcatactaatcctatctacatcctgcttcaccaactccacatcatccaaccttctctctctctgattttcctcatttatcagctgctcaaaatactccctccatattctcaacacactttcctcGCTAGTagacacatttccatctccatcctttactgctctaacttccagcacatccttcccagctcagttcctctgcctggccaattggtacaaatccttttctcctcccttagtgtccaatctctcatacagctcctcatatgccttttccttggctttcgcaacatccctctttacttgctgccgcatctccttgtactcctgcctacttttctcatcactctgtcgatcccacttctgttttgccaacctctttctccttatgctctcctgcacttcctcaatCCTCACTCATACTGTAACAAATGtgttcattccttccatccttcattcatttactctttTCAGTACGAATGcgtatatacaaacacacactcactggccactttattaggtacaccttacttgTACCgtgttggacccccttttgccttcagaactgccttaatccttcgtggcatagattcaacaaggtactggaaacattcctcagagattttggtccatattgacatgatagcatcacgcagttgctgcagatttgtcggctgcacatccatgatgcgaatctcatgttccaccacatcccaaaggtgctctattggattgagatctaaTGACTGTGGAGgtcatttgagtacagtgaactcattgtcatgttcaagaaaccagtctgagatgattcatgctttatgacatggcgcgttttcctgctggaagtagccatcagaagatgggtacactgtggtcataaagggatggacatggtcacaAGCAATACTCAGGttggctgtggcgttgacacgatgctcaattggtactaatgggcccaaagtgtgccccacaccattacaccaccaccaccagcctgaaccgttgatacaagccaggatggatccatgctttcatgttgttgatgccaaattctgaccctaccatccgaatgtcgcagcagaaatcgagactcatcagaccaggcaacgtttttccaatcttttattgtccaattttggtgaacctgtgcgaattgtagcctcagtttcctgttcttagctgtgagaagtggcacccggtgtgttcttctgctgctgtagcccatccgcctcaaggttcgacgtgttgtgcgttcagagatggtcttctgcatacctcggttgtaacgagtggttatttgagttactgttgcctttctatcagctcaaaccagtctggccactCTCCTCTGatctctggcatcaacaaggcatttgcgtccacagaactgccgtttactggatattttctctttttcagaccattctctgtaaaccctagagatggttgtgggtgaaaatcccagtagatcagcagtttctgaaatactcagaccagcctgtctggcaccaacaaccatgccacgttcaaagtcacttaaatcacctttctttccCATTCAGACGCTctgtttgaactgcagcagatcgtcttgaccatgtctacatgcctaaatgcattgagttgctgccatgtgattggctgattagaaatttgcgttaacgagcagttggacaggtgtaccttaTAAAGTGGCCGGGGGGCCAAGTAACAAAAATGGTAAGGTTTTGagtctctccttttgatggttcctttttcaaggcaaattttacatgtactgtaaactcaaaaGGAATTgtaaattacttgtcataaatgttttatttactactttaaatgaataatacattaataaaataggttttcaaacatttttctgtaatttattagtacaaactcaaAAGTAATTCAAACTTTCGGGCCAGACTCACGGCTTCTCGagaactatcagatttttcacaGTTCAAATGAAAAATCACGAACTTTCGAAGTTGCCAGTAtcaaggttccactgtgtgtatatatatctcataacaaatcatttgttatttttgcCAGTTTTTGCAATATTGCTGTTATTTGGGATCAGAGTAGATGGACTAGCCTTCGATGTTTCACTGTGCTCATGACCCCAATTTACCAGATGTCCTTTCTCAGATCACTTTTAGTAGGCACTAACCACTTAAGGTTTCTAACCAATTTCGAGGTCAAGGTTCCTTTGCAAAAGAAGACAAAATCATGTAGCCACCAAATTACAAAACAAGTTTTGTAATTGTAAGGAACAGCTGATGGCTAGTCAGAGCAAAGAATTacaaaaatttttaataaaagtaaaatgaagcAATATAAACGAGGAGATGATGCTGGATTGTGAAATCAACATACAAAAAGGGTTTGACGTCAAATTGCCTCTTTCTGTCACAGTTCTGGCCATGTTTATTAACATACCAGGAAGCTAAGAAATGCTAGTCTTGTCACAGTGTGGTGTCTCAGCTGAATAACCAAACTCATGCTTACACATAATACAGGCTGTGCTTTTAAAAACTTGTGTGTGCATAAACATGATTTGtgcgtttgtttatttatgtttgttagTTAATCAATGGTGCTGGTATGTTCATTTCTTTAGGTCTCTTTCATACATTGTAGCCTTCTGGTAAGGAAGTgttgaataattaaaaacctTTACCTCTCTTTCCCTGTCTGTGAGAGAGCTGGTGTCGACATCAGGGTTTCTCCCAAGCCTCGTTTTCTTAACTGGGATGTCTAGCAAATAACAACAAGTCAAATTAATACCAAAAgatgaaatgtaataatattgtaattttcATATAACTAGCATAACaagtacacaaaataaaaaataaatacatttgtataccCAAAGCACTTTAATTATGATTTAAGCAAATTAATAGAAACAGTTTTTGTTAATCACTTccaactatttttattttggatttgttatgctattataatgtaaattattatatttctgaCAGTAGACAGAAATACAGTACTTGTTCTAGGACCACAAGCAACTAGAAGCCAACTT belongs to Silurus meridionalis isolate SWU-2019-XX chromosome 4, ASM1480568v1, whole genome shotgun sequence and includes:
- the LOC124385016 gene encoding uncharacterized protein LOC124385016 isoform X1 — translated: MSVTTSVFSVAIFSRGSSFGFTRFLTMSSKSFDLDDNIVRSNMDKKFCAHHDAVEQELMPSTGDIPVKKTRLGRNPDVDTSSLTDREREGSPECEYCRISKGDVETTLGFTSAGLFAGCMPWLCHSFLGLQNPEVCKHYVHAPLCSCSTMFLLHYVPAPLCSCSTMFLLHYVHAPLCSCSTMFMLLRISPLSLWKVKTFTKCFCSCY